The genomic interval TACACCAAGTCCAAACGCGGGCCGAAGAAGCCAGTACCTCACAAACTGAGTGGCAAAAAACAAACGCACGTATCGACTGCGCGGATTCTGGCGATGCGACGGTAGTCAACCGACCTTTACAGGGATGCCCCAAGTGGGGCGGAGGGGGTCCAGGAGGCTCATAAGGGTAGGTTTTTTATCCAAGCCTCAATTGGCGCAGATTTCCCCTCGTGAGGAGCCGCGTGTTCGTCATGCCCGCGCAGGCGGGCATCCAGGAGCTTCACCCCTGAACGATTGCGTATTCCCCCTGGATTCCCGCATTCGCGGGAATGACGTCTCGTCTTTTCTCAGCCTAAAAGCCTACCCCTAAAAGGGTACAGAAGGCGGAGGAATGTTTTCTCAAAGCCATCGCCATTGCCCAGCAACAGCAAGCCAAGTCCCTTGAATTGCGCGCCATCATGAGTCTAGTACGCCTACGACAACACGCCGTTGCTCATGCAACATACACCACGCACCACGTCGCACGCGACAAACTTGCTCAAACACACAAAATGTTATCCACGCTGTACGCCTGGTTCACCGAAGGCTTTGATACCAAGGATTTGCAAGAGGCCAAGGCACTGCTTGAAGAATTGAGCGATTGAGTCATCGAGCTATTGAAGCATGCTGTGGAACCTGGTAGCAGACCTAGTCACCCCACAGTACCGCTAACGCAGCCAACCCAAGAACAGCACAACCAAGTGGCGCTGCCCACATATGCAAGAAGGACTCAACGTAGACGATCTCAGGGTTCGAGGGCAAATAACGCACACGCACGTCCGCACCTACTGCAGGGGATCGACTTGAAGCTCCTGCTGTAGATCGGAAGCGGTGACTGCGATCGCTTTCATCGATGAATGTCACAATTGGATGATACGCGATACTATCATCTAAGGTGTGAGCAGCATGGCCCTCAATTCGTCCAACAGTTGACACGCCGAAGAGCAACGCAGCCAGCCGACGAATAAAGAGATATATCGAGACTCCAAGCAGCACAGTGCCTACAGCAACGAAGTAGAATCT from Deltaproteobacteria bacterium carries:
- a CDS encoding DUF3592 domain-containing protein gives rise to the protein MRSWSEVPTVRFYFVAVGTVLLGVSIYLFIRRLAALLFGVSTVGRIEGHAAHTLDDSIAYHPIVTFIDESDRSHRFRSTAGASSRSPAVGADVRVRYLPSNPEIVYVESFLHMWAAPLGCAVLGLAALAVLWGD